A part of Leptospira inadai serovar Lyme str. 10 genomic DNA contains:
- a CDS encoding lipoprotein LipL46 — protein sequence MAKLLILRISALTLVLAFAFACATGSASGRKKKEYYEKNGDQITVLGEAPIYNGDKTNAKQRALKDAKINAVRKIVGEQITNKSQASDGESLGSSLLSKTDAFVKSYDIVDEAEGKIDTQPILKLTVRCTVEESKISTAVDSLLADVGNPRVIIVIPSTVAGQAVAPLTPNNIAEAEIAKNLKKAGNKVVDAATAAKTVNKSQVDPSSVDAGSPIVAQAQASGAEVMIIGNVETEDQPVLTSIGGKSLDRPLYNTAATGAYKVILLWGDGKIVDSGTGDGRAADITQKVSREKAIAQWAESVAKKVNKQLKEEWFNLTENNTIILKFTGLNADESTKFKDDLTEFTAAKDVNVRTSDTNGSEWEVTYPGKDALFMDELVYKKDRGFSFLATKNLTVKSATRGVVTLEFKSNK from the coding sequence ATGGCCAAGTTGCTCATCCTGCGGATTTCCGCCCTCACCCTCGTCCTCGCCTTTGCGTTCGCCTGTGCCACCGGAAGTGCCTCCGGTCGTAAGAAAAAGGAATACTACGAAAAGAACGGAGACCAAATTACCGTCTTGGGAGAAGCTCCGATCTATAACGGAGACAAAACGAATGCAAAGCAGCGCGCTCTTAAAGACGCGAAGATCAATGCAGTTCGTAAAATCGTCGGGGAGCAGATAACGAACAAAAGCCAAGCTTCCGACGGAGAAAGTTTAGGATCGAGTCTACTTTCCAAAACCGACGCTTTCGTAAAATCATACGATATCGTAGATGAAGCGGAAGGAAAAATCGATACTCAACCGATCTTAAAATTAACCGTTAGATGTACGGTCGAAGAAAGTAAAATTTCAACCGCCGTCGATTCTCTGTTAGCCGATGTAGGAAATCCTCGAGTCATTATCGTAATTCCTTCGACGGTAGCCGGACAAGCCGTTGCGCCTTTAACGCCTAATAATATTGCGGAGGCCGAGATCGCTAAAAACCTCAAGAAAGCGGGTAACAAAGTCGTCGATGCCGCAACTGCTGCAAAAACTGTAAACAAGTCACAAGTCGATCCGTCTAGCGTGGATGCAGGTTCTCCGATTGTTGCTCAGGCTCAAGCCTCAGGCGCCGAAGTCATGATCATCGGAAATGTGGAAACCGAAGACCAGCCTGTCTTAACTAGTATCGGCGGAAAATCCTTGGATCGCCCTCTATACAATACGGCTGCTACGGGAGCTTACAAAGTAATTCTCCTCTGGGGAGACGGTAAAATCGTCGATTCCGGAACCGGAGACGGCCGAGCAGCAGATATCACTCAAAAGGTTTCTCGCGAAAAAGCGATCGCTCAGTGGGCGGAAAGCGTTGCGAAGAAAGTGAACAAGCAGTTAAAAGAAGAATGGTTCAATCTGACCGAAAATAATACGATCATCTTGAAATTCACCGGACTAAATGCGGATGAATCCACGAAGTTCAAGGACGATCTGACCGAATTCACTGCGGCAAAAGATGTCAACGTTCGTACTTCGGATACGAATGGGTCGGAATGGGAAGTTACGTATCCGGGCAAAGACGCCTTATTTATGGACGAACTCGTATACAAGAAGGATCGCGGATTCTCTTTCCTGGCTACCAAAAATCTCACTGTTAAATCCGCAACTCGCGGAGTCGTAACTTTAGAGTTTAAATCGAACAAATAA
- a CDS encoding exo-beta-N-acetylmuramidase NamZ domain-containing protein, protein MRLKERNKKILLSVIFFLTISSDSCTEASPRRHISNSKIIPAEVAFYEEVLPSLSGKTVILVTNPSGIGRYPERILREFKEKKVKIKHLIGLEHGFLGLEEDFSKSPVTMDETFQLPIYHIYKVKNSEIPAILKGADAIVFDVLDMGMRCYTYLSVLKRLMDSLPDPQTTRFVILDHPNPALYLGARGEGIQKKFLNFAGEFPSLFFTGMTIGEAAMFYNGEYLSDKVKLEIISPKNLKRGVDWEKEGIVWTTPSPNLPMLDSARNYLGLVMLEGINVSVGRGTQAPFIYFGAPWMGEPDAIVNELNDSSKEDYYYQSVFFKPTFGPFKGEICRGLRLTVVNKNYDPIRMAYVLIATLKKHYKDFRWRQYPDNTYNIDYLWGTEHFRQSIDSNVSYEEFKRSYSEAEESANRIVRKYRLY, encoded by the coding sequence ATGCGGTTAAAAGAAAGAAACAAAAAAATCCTGCTATCCGTCATTTTTTTTCTGACAATATCCTCCGACTCCTGCACCGAGGCTTCTCCCCGCCGCCATATTTCAAATTCTAAAATCATTCCGGCCGAAGTCGCTTTTTACGAAGAGGTTCTTCCTTCTCTTTCCGGTAAAACGGTGATCTTGGTCACGAATCCTTCCGGAATCGGTCGATATCCGGAGAGAATTCTGCGGGAATTTAAGGAAAAGAAAGTTAAGATCAAACATTTGATCGGCCTTGAACACGGCTTTTTAGGTTTAGAGGAAGATTTTAGTAAATCTCCCGTAACAATGGATGAAACCTTTCAATTACCCATTTATCACATATACAAGGTAAAAAATTCGGAGATTCCTGCCATATTAAAAGGAGCGGATGCGATCGTTTTTGACGTCCTCGATATGGGAATGAGATGTTATACGTATCTAAGTGTTTTAAAAAGATTGATGGATAGTCTTCCCGATCCTCAAACTACGCGATTTGTCATCTTAGACCATCCGAATCCAGCCTTGTATTTGGGAGCCAGGGGGGAAGGCATTCAAAAGAAATTCTTAAACTTTGCGGGCGAGTTTCCTTCCTTGTTTTTTACGGGAATGACGATCGGCGAGGCCGCGATGTTCTATAACGGCGAATACCTTTCCGATAAGGTTAAGTTGGAAATCATCTCACCCAAGAATCTTAAGAGAGGAGTTGATTGGGAAAAAGAGGGGATCGTCTGGACGACTCCCTCTCCGAATTTGCCGATGCTGGATTCCGCCCGTAATTATCTAGGATTAGTGATGCTGGAAGGAATCAATGTTTCCGTCGGTAGAGGTACTCAGGCTCCGTTTATATATTTCGGCGCGCCTTGGATGGGGGAACCGGACGCTATCGTAAACGAATTGAATGATTCGAGTAAGGAAGATTACTACTATCAAAGCGTATTTTTCAAACCTACCTTCGGCCCGTTCAAAGGCGAAATTTGCAGAGGGCTGAGACTGACCGTCGTAAATAAAAATTATGATCCGATCCGAATGGCTTACGTGCTGATCGCGACTCTGAAGAAGCACTATAAGGATTTTCGATGGAGACAGTACCCGGATAATACCTATAATATCGATTACTTATGGGGAACGGAACATTTTCGTCAATCGATAGATTCTAATGTAAGCTACGAGGAATTTAAACGTTCCTATTCCGAGGCCGAAGAGTCCGCCAATCGAATCGTTCGAAAATATCGGCTGTACTAA
- a CDS encoding LIC_11883 family protein, translated as MGKIKKTILAAMILFCFRLNAQSAGQWKEYSLKQVLGRLKFYAFAKIAQSVRKGVSYSVEREIFQSPCQRDFPKLAENFDCAFLQTATLDGTTRTQMNRSLPSASLTSTYSPIPITAMWYEGSTLAGKGALLVPRNQSASGELKLFYLLDGKLSHYTSGDRIVVFDWKGNELNTILEVKVDDLLRPLSGREYFFQ; from the coding sequence ATGGGCAAAATTAAAAAAACGATACTTGCAGCGATGATCCTATTCTGCTTTCGGCTAAACGCCCAATCCGCGGGGCAGTGGAAGGAATATTCTTTGAAACAGGTGTTAGGACGGTTGAAGTTCTACGCGTTCGCTAAAATTGCCCAAAGTGTAAGAAAAGGGGTTTCTTATTCCGTAGAACGGGAAATTTTTCAATCTCCCTGTCAGCGCGATTTTCCAAAATTAGCGGAAAATTTCGATTGTGCCTTTTTGCAAACCGCCACTTTGGATGGCACGACTCGAACTCAGATGAATCGTTCTCTGCCTTCCGCCAGTTTAACTTCGACGTATTCTCCGATTCCGATCACAGCAATGTGGTATGAGGGATCGACTCTTGCCGGAAAGGGGGCTCTACTGGTTCCAAGGAATCAATCCGCTTCCGGCGAATTGAAATTATTTTACCTATTGGACGGAAAACTCAGTCATTACACGAGCGGAGATCGGATCGTGGTTTTTGACTGGAAAGGAAACGAATTAAACACTATCCTCGAAGTGAAGGTGGACGATCTGCTTCGTCCTCTAAGTGGGAGAGAATATTTTTTCCAATGA
- a CDS encoding DUF2797 domain-containing protein: MIPLSTGYLRMLDHEGLDPVEYLWTVATYPSSQSGKQIADFPKPEFRVADLLGKEVTLQFTGQIRCVHCGKHTAKSFNQGSCYSCFQTLAQNDLCILRPETCHFHLGTCREPDWGEEYCFQKHTVYLANTSGLKIGITKENPVSNRWVDQGAQEAIPLLEVRSRRDAGVIEKKFSSIIDDKTKWQVMVSTDSVREDLSEKRKELLSQLESWDLGVYYEVLSPKSSTTIRYPILKYPTKAKAFQPEKDPTIRSSLLGIKGQYLLFESGVINLRAYAGYEASLSVES, from the coding sequence ATGATCCCCTTATCCACAGGCTACCTTCGGATGCTTGACCATGAAGGTTTGGATCCGGTGGAATATCTCTGGACTGTCGCCACGTATCCGAGTTCGCAGTCCGGAAAGCAAATTGCGGATTTTCCAAAGCCGGAATTTCGTGTAGCAGACTTGTTAGGAAAAGAAGTTACCTTGCAATTTACCGGCCAGATTCGATGCGTTCATTGCGGTAAGCATACCGCAAAAAGTTTTAATCAAGGAAGTTGCTATTCCTGCTTTCAAACGTTAGCCCAAAACGATCTTTGTATTTTGAGACCTGAAACATGTCACTTCCATCTAGGAACCTGCCGTGAACCCGACTGGGGTGAGGAATATTGCTTTCAAAAGCATACGGTTTATCTGGCGAATACAAGCGGTTTAAAGATAGGAATTACGAAGGAAAATCCCGTTTCGAATCGGTGGGTCGACCAAGGAGCTCAAGAAGCGATTCCTCTTTTGGAAGTGAGATCCCGCCGGGACGCCGGAGTGATAGAAAAGAAATTTTCCTCCATAATCGACGATAAAACGAAATGGCAAGTAATGGTGAGTACGGATTCGGTTCGGGAAGATCTATCAGAAAAAAGGAAAGAACTTTTGTCTCAATTGGAATCTTGGGATCTGGGCGTTTATTACGAAGTTCTTTCTCCGAAATCGAGCACGACGATTCGTTATCCTATTTTGAAGTATCCGACCAAGGCAAAGGCATTCCAACCCGAAAAAGATCCGACGATACGATCCTCTTTATTAGGAATCAAGGGGCAGTATTTATTGTTCGAATCCGGGGTCATCAACTTGCGCGCCTATGCCGGCTACGAAGCGAGCCTATCCGTCGAATCCTAA
- a CDS encoding M48 family metalloprotease, translated as MKIRSSRFLSIFLFGFFLNSCGWIVETTFPVSLDEFLGKQFYEAAVLGQDGMKVLHNERLRSYIQGIADRILKAKEIQYKTEFPYKVTILDDDSVINAVCAPGGYIFVYTGLLHFVKDEATLAGVLAHEIAHAEKRHSMKQLSSSIATYFAIYLVLSYVLGPDLAQHASGMASLSSNLLSLANSRSAEEEADALGFQYMRATPYYPGASANFFRDIKAWRQKHLGEEEDTLPLGKYLSTHPLDDERIADSEKRLKEAGIGSPQPESFFRDRYREKISALLGKRENEEEEMPKAKPSTGKKR; from the coding sequence ATGAAAATTCGTTCTTCCAGATTTCTCTCCATTTTTCTATTCGGTTTTTTTCTGAATTCCTGCGGCTGGATCGTTGAAACGACTTTTCCGGTATCTCTAGACGAATTTCTGGGAAAACAATTTTACGAGGCCGCCGTTCTGGGACAAGACGGCATGAAAGTTTTACATAACGAAAGGCTTCGTTCCTATATTCAAGGAATCGCGGATAGAATTTTGAAAGCTAAGGAAATCCAATACAAAACCGAATTTCCTTACAAGGTGACTATTCTGGACGATGATTCGGTTATCAATGCGGTTTGCGCCCCGGGAGGCTATATTTTCGTCTATACGGGACTTTTGCATTTCGTAAAGGATGAAGCCACTCTTGCCGGTGTGCTTGCGCATGAAATCGCTCACGCGGAAAAACGACATTCTATGAAGCAATTATCATCTAGCATCGCTACGTATTTCGCGATCTATCTGGTTTTATCTTATGTGTTAGGACCCGACTTAGCGCAACATGCATCCGGGATGGCTTCGTTATCCTCTAACTTGCTTTCTCTTGCCAACAGCCGTAGCGCCGAGGAGGAAGCAGATGCGTTAGGCTTTCAATATATGCGGGCCACTCCTTATTATCCGGGAGCCTCGGCGAATTTTTTTCGAGATATCAAAGCTTGGAGACAAAAACATTTGGGCGAAGAGGAAGATACTCTTCCTCTCGGTAAATACCTCAGTACTCATCCGCTTGATGACGAACGAATCGCGGACAGCGAAAAGCGTTTGAAGGAGGCCGGAATCGGCTCGCCGCAACCCGAATCTTTCTTTCGAGACCGTTACCGGGAAAAAATATCGGCGTTGTTAGGGAAGAGAGAAAATGAGGAAGAGGAGATGCCGAAAGCAAAACCCTCGACCGGTAAAAAGCGTTAA
- a CDS encoding NAD(P)-dependent oxidoreductase encodes MSTPEIAIIGTGIMGRGMAYNLSTKGYKLRLYARNPDKIRDLESDTVSIHDNPSAAADRATLVVLCLTEDSVVEETIFSLGLLESKCKYVLDTGTTSPELTVRIGRAFSERGITFFDSPMTGSKNASRDGQILFMIGAKDPEEISEISFFFDTCGKNVVYCGTIGDGQKAKIALNMVQAGIFQVYMEGFLLAKKQGISPEILKDILLQSAAKSGIAEFKFPLVFAGNYETHFSLKNMRKDVNHALALAKQAGIILPLCSSLGAIYDEGIREGLAEKDYCSLNEITAKIVAKPSS; translated from the coding sequence ATGTCGACACCGGAAATTGCGATTATCGGAACCGGAATCATGGGAAGAGGCATGGCTTATAATCTTTCTACGAAAGGGTATAAGCTTCGCTTATACGCGCGGAATCCCGACAAAATTCGAGACTTAGAATCCGATACCGTATCCATCCATGATAATCCGAGTGCCGCTGCAGACAGGGCGACGCTAGTGGTCCTCTGCCTAACGGAAGATTCCGTAGTCGAGGAGACGATCTTCTCACTCGGTCTCCTCGAAAGTAAATGTAAATATGTCTTGGATACCGGAACTACTTCTCCGGAATTAACCGTTAGAATCGGAAGGGCTTTTTCCGAGCGTGGAATAACCTTCTTCGATTCGCCCATGACCGGATCCAAGAATGCGTCTCGAGACGGGCAAATCTTATTCATGATAGGCGCGAAAGACCCCGAAGAAATTTCGGAGATTTCCTTCTTCTTCGATACATGCGGAAAGAATGTCGTTTATTGCGGAACGATCGGGGACGGACAAAAGGCTAAAATCGCTTTGAATATGGTACAGGCCGGAATTTTTCAAGTTTATATGGAAGGATTCCTACTTGCAAAAAAGCAAGGAATCTCTCCTGAAATTCTCAAAGACATCTTACTGCAATCGGCGGCAAAATCGGGAATCGCCGAATTTAAATTTCCGCTCGTATTTGCAGGAAACTACGAAACGCACTTCTCACTCAAGAATATGCGAAAAGATGTGAATCATGCCTTGGCATTGGCCAAGCAAGCCGGAATCATTTTACCTTTATGCTCTTCCCTCGGTGCTATCTACGACGAAGGCATTCGGGAAGGACTTGCGGAAAAGGATTATTGCAGCCTGAACGAGATAACCGCGAAAATCGTCGCCAAGCCTTCTTCCTAA
- the mce gene encoding mammalian cell entry protein Mce: MKSFRYLLVGAIFSVALVIVGYFTVMTEGGPVQKRGEFLKINFKNAEGIKVGNKVTVQGVPFGYVSNIRLVQINEEGIALPVGEIGVATRVEVTIILKEPLRLYENYDITIRNESLLSGRVISIDPGTLEAPPEAKLPPGSIYKPVDYKTGARLKGRVLQDPLVSLSELIAENRGDIRRTFSNVADITTKVNSGDGTLGRLINRDDLHTNINTVLTDAQIVLRELREGLEDTREQAPVTSFIRAALSSF, translated from the coding sequence ATGAAATCATTTCGCTATCTTTTAGTAGGCGCCATATTTTCCGTTGCCTTGGTCATCGTAGGTTATTTTACCGTAATGACCGAAGGAGGCCCGGTTCAAAAACGGGGAGAGTTTCTCAAAATCAATTTTAAAAACGCGGAAGGGATCAAAGTCGGAAACAAAGTCACCGTTCAAGGAGTTCCTTTCGGTTACGTATCCAATATTCGCCTGGTCCAGATTAACGAAGAAGGAATCGCCTTACCGGTCGGCGAAATCGGGGTCGCGACCCGAGTGGAGGTGACGATCATCCTGAAGGAACCGCTTCGGCTGTATGAAAACTACGATATCACGATTCGAAACGAAAGTCTTTTGTCCGGCCGCGTGATCTCCATCGATCCCGGAACTCTGGAGGCGCCGCCGGAAGCAAAACTTCCTCCCGGGAGTATCTATAAGCCGGTGGATTATAAGACCGGCGCTCGACTGAAAGGAAGGGTTCTGCAAGATCCGTTGGTTTCTCTCTCGGAGCTTATCGCCGAAAATAGAGGAGATATCCGCAGAACTTTTTCCAATGTCGCCGATATCACTACAAAAGTTAATAGCGGCGACGGTACGCTAGGTAGATTGATCAATCGAGACGACCTTCACACGAATATAAATACCGTTTTAACGGATGCGCAAATCGTACTGAGAGAACTTCGAGAAGGTTTGGAAGATACTCGGGAGCAGGCTCCGGTCACCAGCTTTATTCGTGCGGCTCTTAGTTCTTTTTAA
- a CDS encoding ABC transporter ATP-binding protein, with product MDYAIEIVNMHKAFGSRKILKGMNLQVRKGETMVILGPSGTGKSVTLKHITGLLDPDAGECRIFGERISGIPEVERKRLRAKMGVLFQSGALINWMTVFDNVALPLREHKLFSEAEIQSIVSEKLRLVDMTIAKDNYPNDISGGMKKRAGLARAIASNPEIILYDEPTSGLDPIMSNVINELIIRIRQETGAAQIVVTHDMSSAYMIADRISFFYGGQVLYTGTPDDVKTSDNEFVRQFVTGSTKGPMILETKS from the coding sequence ATGGATTACGCGATAGAAATCGTCAATATGCACAAGGCCTTCGGGTCCCGAAAAATCCTGAAGGGCATGAATCTACAAGTCCGCAAGGGAGAAACGATGGTGATCCTAGGACCTTCCGGAACGGGCAAGTCGGTAACTCTTAAACACATTACCGGCTTACTGGATCCCGATGCAGGCGAATGTAGAATTTTTGGAGAGAGAATTTCAGGCATTCCCGAAGTGGAACGAAAACGACTCCGCGCGAAAATGGGAGTCCTATTCCAATCCGGTGCGCTTATCAACTGGATGACCGTTTTCGATAACGTCGCCCTGCCGCTACGGGAGCACAAACTATTTTCGGAAGCCGAAATTCAAAGCATCGTATCCGAGAAACTCCGGCTAGTGGATATGACCATCGCAAAGGATAATTATCCGAACGATATCTCCGGAGGAATGAAAAAACGAGCCGGATTGGCCCGAGCCATAGCGTCTAATCCAGAGATTATACTTTACGACGAACCTACCTCCGGATTGGATCCGATCATGTCGAATGTGATCAACGAATTAATCATTCGAATCCGCCAGGAAACCGGGGCTGCGCAAATCGTAGTCACTCATGATATGTCGAGCGCGTATATGATTGCGGACCGGATCTCTTTCTTTTACGGAGGCCAGGTTCTTTATACCGGAACTCCCGACGATGTCAAAACTTCCGATAACGAGTTTGTTAGACAATTCGTAACAGGCTCGACAAAGGGTCCTATGATTTTGGAAACTAAGTCGTGA
- a CDS encoding MlaE family ABC transporter permease, producing MFEILKAKTNQTLYAAGYTILLIAETFLNLRFAYDKRKEILDQMFIAGVGSLFVVSVVAIFTGMLLTLNTGLGLKDFGAEGQIGLLLTVTLTREMSPFMTALILSASIGSAMAAEIGTMKVSEEIDALEVMSIDPVRFLVFPRVLGFSLMVPVLCVYSSILGIFGGAVVGHFQLGIEYIVYFQDVYERITSIPGLKDLYTGLFKGYVFGLIIASISCSHGLRTFGGAIGVGRATRESVVTSFLMVIFFGYVITAIFYRQ from the coding sequence ATGTTCGAGATTCTAAAGGCAAAGACAAATCAGACTCTCTACGCGGCGGGATATACGATTCTATTAATTGCGGAGACTTTTTTAAACCTAAGATTCGCTTACGATAAAAGAAAGGAAATCCTGGATCAAATGTTCATCGCGGGAGTAGGAAGTTTATTCGTCGTTTCCGTCGTTGCAATCTTTACGGGAATGCTTTTGACTCTGAATACCGGGCTGGGCCTGAAAGATTTTGGAGCCGAGGGACAGATCGGATTGCTCCTTACGGTCACTCTTACACGGGAAATGTCCCCTTTCATGACGGCCTTGATTCTTTCCGCCTCGATCGGTTCGGCAATGGCGGCTGAGATAGGAACGATGAAAGTTTCGGAAGAAATCGACGCATTGGAAGTCATGTCCATAGATCCGGTTAGATTTCTTGTTTTTCCTCGAGTCTTGGGGTTCTCGCTGATGGTCCCCGTTCTTTGCGTATATTCGAGCATCCTAGGAATTTTCGGCGGTGCAGTTGTCGGACATTTTCAATTAGGGATCGAATATATCGTGTATTTCCAGGACGTTTACGAAAGAATCACCTCCATTCCCGGATTGAAAGATTTATATACCGGACTTTTTAAAGGATATGTATTCGGGTTGATTATCGCCTCCATTTCCTGTTCGCATGGACTTCGGACTTTCGGAGGTGCGATAGGAGTCGGTCGGGCGACCAGGGAATCGGTGGTTACTTCTTTCTTGATGGTGATCTTTTTCGGTTACGTCATTACGGCGATTTTCTATAGGCAATAG
- a CDS encoding D-alanine--D-alanine ligase — protein sequence MLKVAVLYGGTSTEHLISLRTGAFICRTLAAMGHPVKPILITKDAKWVIPSEYRILLPEGEPTDSLSYQKEFEQLNECVASSFSSLDCDIAFLGLHGTFGEDGSLQGFLKVLGIPFTGSDVIASALGMDKIRANRLFQVANLSVAPFWELKKEEYLAAPTRVESLGLPFPLFLKPVEGGSSYHTYRINTREELGPKLSEFFEHEDHAILQKFLSGTEVSCGVWEKNTNGNKSILALPPTEIIPGGEFFDVESKYKSGLSQEITPARLPESMIQKIQNQSILAHKTLGCEGCSRTDFIVVEGEPYILETNTLPGMTETSLLPQQAKAAGISIQEIYRSLIDQALERAGKIPVQST from the coding sequence TTGTTAAAGGTAGCTGTTTTATACGGAGGAACGTCCACGGAGCATTTGATATCCCTGAGGACAGGCGCGTTCATATGTAGGACATTGGCCGCCATGGGACATCCGGTCAAACCCATTCTTATCACAAAGGATGCTAAGTGGGTAATCCCTAGTGAATATCGGATTCTTTTGCCGGAAGGAGAACCGACCGATTCGCTTTCTTACCAAAAAGAGTTCGAACAATTAAACGAATGCGTTGCCTCTTCATTTTCAAGTCTAGATTGCGATATCGCCTTTCTGGGACTGCATGGAACGTTCGGAGAGGATGGATCTCTCCAAGGATTTTTGAAGGTTCTCGGGATTCCATTTACCGGTTCGGACGTAATAGCATCCGCCTTAGGCATGGATAAAATTAGAGCAAACCGGTTGTTTCAAGTTGCGAATCTAAGCGTGGCACCTTTTTGGGAACTGAAAAAAGAGGAATACTTGGCTGCGCCGACTCGGGTCGAATCGCTCGGATTGCCATTCCCATTATTCCTTAAACCGGTCGAGGGTGGTTCCAGTTATCATACTTATAGGATTAATACACGCGAAGAGCTAGGCCCAAAACTATCCGAGTTCTTTGAGCACGAAGATCATGCTATATTGCAAAAGTTTCTATCGGGAACCGAAGTATCCTGCGGAGTGTGGGAAAAGAATACAAACGGAAATAAATCCATTCTCGCATTACCTCCCACTGAAATTATTCCCGGCGGAGAATTTTTTGATGTCGAGTCCAAATACAAATCCGGATTGTCCCAAGAAATTACTCCGGCACGGTTACCGGAGTCGATGATTCAAAAAATACAGAATCAGTCGATTCTCGCGCATAAAACGCTAGGTTGTGAAGGATGTTCCAGGACGGATTTTATCGTCGTGGAGGGAGAGCCGTATATCTTGGAAACGAACACTCTTCCGGGAATGACCGAAACCAGCCTACTACCGCAGCAGGCAAAAGCGGCCGGAATTTCGATCCAGGAAATCTATAGATCGTTAATCGACCAAGCATTGGAGCGAGCGGGAAAAATTCCCGTACAATCAACTTAA
- the metW gene encoding methionine biosynthesis protein MetW produces the protein MDSRILSDITLKERPDFAYIINAISPGSRVLDLGCGNGDLLYLLSQKGIRGQGIEKDEDAIVECIRKGVYVHHGDIDEGLEHHEDKRFDYVILNQTIQETRHPGDIIKECLRIGKRVVIVFANFGYWEVRFKILLGGKTPVTDLLPYRWFDTPNLHFLSVLDFEEFCQIRGFTVEDRAFFRDFKQITIRPNFFAKLALFQIR, from the coding sequence ATGGATTCGAGAATCTTATCCGATATTACATTAAAAGAAAGACCGGACTTCGCATACATTATAAACGCCATCTCCCCCGGTTCGAGAGTATTGGACCTGGGTTGCGGCAACGGGGACCTACTCTATTTATTGAGCCAAAAAGGAATCCGAGGACAAGGAATTGAAAAGGATGAAGATGCTATCGTGGAATGCATCCGAAAAGGCGTTTATGTACACCATGGCGATATCGACGAGGGCTTGGAACATCACGAAGATAAAAGGTTCGATTATGTGATTTTAAACCAAACGATCCAGGAAACCCGTCATCCGGGAGATATCATTAAGGAATGTCTTCGAATCGGAAAGCGGGTCGTCATCGTTTTCGCAAACTTCGGATACTGGGAAGTACGATTCAAGATTCTGTTGGGAGGAAAAACTCCCGTAACGGATTTATTACCGTACCGCTGGTTCGACACTCCGAATTTACACTTCCTTTCCGTACTGGACTTTGAAGAATTCTGTCAAATTCGCGGATTTACCGTCGAAGACAGGGCCTTCTTTCGGGATTTTAAGCAGATTACGATTCGACCGAATTTCTTCGCGAAACTAGCTCTATTCCAAATTCGTTAA